GGCCTCCGTGGTGACCATCAGCGGGAGGTTGAGGGTCGCCTGGATCAGGATCGGCGTCCACAGGTTGGGCAGCAGTTCCTTGAAGATGATCCGCGCCGGAGAGGCCCCGGTGACCTTGGCGGCCTCGACGAACTCCCGCTCGCGCAGGGCCAGTACCTGGCCGCGCAGAAGTCGGGCGATGGAGGCCCAGCCGAACAGGGTGAGGAGACCGATGAGGCAGCTCACCGTGAGCCAGGTCGGGGTGTTGTCGTCGGCCGAGACGAACAGCGCGAGCACCACCGGGGTGAACGCCACGAAGAACAGCTGGGACGGGAAGGCGAGCAGGATGTCGATGACCCGGCCGATGAACCAGTCGGTCTTGCCGCCGAGGTAACCGGCGGTGACACCGACCGCGACACCGATGATCACGACGAGGATCGTGATGGCCGTGGCGATCAGGAGGGAGTTGCGGATCCCGTAGAGCAGGAAGGTGAAGACGTCGCGGCCCAGGCCGGGTTCGATGCCGAACCAGAAGTCGCTGCTGATGCCGCCGTTCGGTTTGACGGGGTTGCTGTTGTCGCCCAGCAGCCCCGGGATGGAGAGTCCGTACGTCGTGTACGGGTTCTTCCCGTAGAGCTTGGCGATCAGCGGAGCGGCCAGCGCGATCACGAAGAAGAAGATCACGATGATCGCCGATATGACGCCCGTACGGTCCCGTTTGAAGCGGCGCCACGCGAGCTGTCCCGGGGACCTGCTCTCGTTGGCCTTCGAGTCGGGAGAAGTGATCGACTTCTCGACGCTCTCGTCGGTCGCCTCGAGCGTGGCAGCCGTAGATGGAGTTGGGGGGGTCATGGTGCTCCTGGCCCAAGGGAGGGTCTGATGAGACTCCGCAGGGCACTCCCCTACGGGCTACGCCGGACTTTTTCAACGCAATTCATGCAAGGTCAATAAAATCTGGGTCGGCTTGGGTTTCTCTTTACCTTCTTTACCTTGACTTGACCAATCCGTAGCTACGCGGGTAGCGCGCCGTAATCGATCTGTGCTTTAGATCGGGCCAACTGCGCGAAACGGGCAATGAGTTCGTTATGCGGACGCCTCTGTATCGGAATGCGTACATCAGGGCGTCACAATCCAACGGTTCCGCATCGCTTCGCAGTGATCCATTGTGCTCCATCCCGGAGATCCACTGAACAGGCGTCGGAGGTCCCCCGAAAGGGTGGGCCCGCAGGCGATGTGCTCCTTTTCGGTCGATATTGACCGGTAACGGATCGGCATGGATCGGCTTTCCTGAGGAGGCACTCGATGCGTGGAGCCACGCACGCCAAATGGGCCGCTTGCGCGGCGGCGGTAGCCCTCGCGGCGACCGCCTGTGGGGGCGGCGGAAGCAGCGGCGGCGGCGGTGGTGACGGCAGCGCGGTGCTCAGCGCCTCCTGGGGTGACCCGCAGAACCCGCTGGAACCGGCCAACACCAACGAGGTGCAGGGCGGCAAGGTCCTCGACATGGTCTTCCGCGGGCTGAAGCGGTACGACCCGAAGACCGGCAAGGCCCAGGACATGCTCGCCGACAAGATCGAGACCACCGACTCGCAGAACTTCACCGTCACCGTCAAGAGCGGCTGGAAGTTCAGCAACGGCGAGGCCGTCACCGCGAAGTCGTTCGTCGACGCGTGGAACTACGGGGCGAGCCTCAAGAACAACCAGAAGAACGCCTACTTCTTCGGGTACATCGAGGGCTACGACAAGGTCCACCCCGACAGCGGCTCGCAGAGCGCCGGCACGCTCACCGGCCTCAAGGTGACCGGCACCGACACCTTCACCATCAAGCTCACCCAGAAGTTCTCGACCTTCCCCGACACCCTCGGGTACGCGGCCTACTCCCCGCTGCCGAGCACCTTCTTCTCCGACCACGCGGCCTGGCTGAAGAAGCCCGTCGGGAACGGGCCGTACACCATCTCGTCGTACACCAAGGGCTCGCAGATGCAGCTCAAGAAGTGGGACGGGTACACCGGGACGGACAAGGCGCAGAACGGTGGTGTGACCCTCAAGGTCTACACCGACAACAACACCGCCTACACCGACCTGATGGCCGGAAACCTCGACCTCGTCGACGACATCCCGGCCTCGCAGCTCAAGAACGTCAAGAGCGACCTCGGCGGCCGGTACATCAACACGCCCGCCGGCATCATCCAGACCCTCGCGTTCCCGTACTACGACAAGAACTGGAACAAGAGCGGCTCGGACAAGGTCCGCCAAGGGCTGTCCATGGCCATCAACCGGGACCAGATCACCAACACGATCTTCCAGAAGACCCGCACCCCGGCCACCGACTGGACCTCACCGGTGCTCGGCACCGCGGGCGGCTTCCAGGACGGGCTGTGCGGGGACTCCTGCAAGTACGACCCGACCGAGGCGAAGAAGCTGGTCCAGGAGGGCGGCGGCATTCCCGGCGGCCAGGTCAAGATCACGTACAACGCGGACACGGGCTCGCACAAGGAGTGGGTGGACGCGGTGTGCAACTCCATCAACAACGCGCTCGGCAACGACAAGGCGTGCGTCGGGAACCCGGTCGGCACCTTCGCCGACTTCAGGAACCAGATCGGCCAGCACAAGATGACCGGGCCGTTCCGCGCCGGCTGGCAGATGGACTACCCGCTCATCCAGAACTTCCTCCAGCCGCTGTACTACACCAACGCCTCCTCGAACGACGGCCTGTGGTCCAACAAGGACTTCGACAAGCTCGTGAACCAGGCCAACGCGGAGACGGACACGAGCAAGGCGATCAAGCTCTTCCAGCAGGCCGAGGGCGTCGTACGGGACAACATGGCCGCCATCCCGCTCTGGTACCAGAACGGCAGCGCAGGCTACTCCGACCGGCTCTCCAACGTGGCCCTGAACCCGTTCAGCGTCCCCGTCTACAGCGAGATCAAGGTCAGCTGAGCCGTAGCCGTACAGGGGGCGGGCCCCGCGTGACCTGCCCCCATGAACCCCGGAGCCTCCATGGGACGGTACGTAATCCGGCGTCTGCTGCAGATGATCCCGGTCTTCATCGGCGCCACACTGTTGATCTTCCTGATGGTGAACGTGATGGGCGACCCCATCGCGGGCCTCTGCGGCGACCGGCAGTGCGACCCGGCCACGGCCGCCCAGCTGAAGCGGGAGTTCGGCCTCGACAAGCCCGTGTGGCAGCAGTACCTGACCTACATGGGGAACGTCTTCACCGGTGACTTCGGGACGGCGTTCAACGGCCAGAAGGTCACCGAGCTGATGTCGACCGCGTTCCCGGTCACCATCCGGCTGACCCTCGTGGCGATCGTCATCGAGGTCGTCGTCGGTATCGCGCTCGGTGTGGTCACCGGCCTCAAGCGCGGCCGCCCGATCGACACCGGCGTGCTGCTGCTCACCCTCGTCGTCATCTCCATCCCGACCTTCGTCACCGGCTTGCTCCTGCAACTGCTCCTCGGCGTCGAATGGGGCTGGATCAAACCGTCCGTCTCCCCGGACGCGACCTTCAGTGAACTCATCGTCCCCGGGCTGGTGTTGGCCTCGGTCTCCCTCGCGTACGTGACCCGGCTGACCCGGACGTCCATCGCGGAGAACAGGCGCTCCGACTACGTCCGTACGGCCGTCGCGAAGGGCCTGCCCAGGCGCCGGGTGATCGTCCGCCACCTGCTGCGCAACTCCCTCATCCCCGTGGTCACCTTCATCGGCACCGACATCGGTGCCCTGATGGGCGGCGCGATCGTCACCGAGCGGATCTTCAACATCCACGGCGTCGGCTTCCAGCTCTACCAGGGGATCGTGCGCCAGAACACCCAGACCGTGGTCGGCTTCGTGACCGTCCTCGTCCTGGTCTTCCTGGTCGCGAACCTTCTCGTCGACCTCCTCTACGCCGTACTCGACCCGAGGATCCGCTATGCCTGAGCAGCCGTTCGAACCGGAGCGCGCGATTGCCGGCACCGGCATGGGCGGCCCGATGGACCTCGCGACGAGCGAGGCGGAGACCCTGGAGAAGACACCCGGAGGACCCGAAGGCACGGGCCCGGCGGGCAAGCCCCGCTCCCTCTGGTCCGACGCCTGGCGCGACCTGCGCCGCAACCCCGTCTTCATCATCTCCGCGCTCGTCATCCTCTTCCTGGTGGTCATCTCCCTCTGGCCGTCCCTGATCGCCTCGGGCAACCCCCTCAAGTGCGACCTCGCCAAGGCCCAGGAGGGCTCCCAGCCGGGCCACCCCTTCGGCTACGACGGCCAGGGCTGCGACGTCTACACGCGCACGGTCTACGGCACCCGTACGTCGGTGACGGTCGGCGTGCTAGCCACGCTGGGGGTGGCGATCTTCGGTTCGGTCCTCGGCGGACTCGCCGGCTTCTTCGGCGGGATCTGGGACTCGATCCTGTCCCGCCTGACGGACATCTTCTTCGCGATCCCGGTCGTCCTCGGCGGCCTGGTGCTGCTGTCCGTGGTGACGAGCAACACGGTCTGGCCGGTCATCGGGTTCATGGTGCTGCTCGGCTGGCCGCAGATCTCCCGCATCGCGCGCGGCTCGGTCATCACCGCCAAACAGAACGACTACGTCCAGGCCGCGCGTGCCCTCGGCGCCTCCAACTCCCGCCTCCTGCTACGGCACATCACCCCGAACGCGGTCGCCCCGGTGATCGTCGTCGCCACCATCGCGCTCGGCACCTACATCTCGCTGGAGGCGACCCTGTCGTACCTCGGCGTGGGCCTGAAGCCGCCCACGGTCAGCTGGGGCATCGACATCTCGGCCGCCTCCCAGTACATCCGCAACGCCCCGCACATGCTGCTCTGGCCCGCCGGAGCCCTGGCGATCACGGTCCTCGCGTTCATCATGCTCGGCGACGCGGTCCGCGACGCCCTCGACCCGAAGCTGAGGTGACGGCGTGCTGACGCTGGAAGTGCGTGGTCTGCGGCGGGAGTCGCGGGGTGAGCCGGTCGCTCCGGGGGTCCCGGGACCGCCCTGCCCGTCCGGTGTCCCTGGCCCCCCGCGCCCGGCGGTCGCCGTGTCCGCGTTCTTCCTGCCCGGCGACGCGGTGCGCGACGCCCTCGACCCGAAGCTGAGGTGACGGCGTGCTGACGCTGGAAGTGCGTGGTCTGCGGCGGGAGTCGCGGGGTGAGCCGGCCGCTCCTGGGGTCCCGGGACCGCCCTGCCCGTCCGGTGTCCCTGGCCCCCCGCGCCCGGCGGTCGCCGTGCCCGCGTTCTTCCTGCCCGGCGACGCGACCCGCGACGCCCTCGACCCGAAGCTGAGGTGACCGGCGTCATGCTGCTCGAAGTGCGGGACCTGCACGTGGAGTTCAGGACCAGGGACGGGGTCGCCAAGGCCGTCAACGGAGTCAACTACAGCGTGGACGAGGGGGAGACCCTCGCCGTGCTGGGGGAGTCGGGGTCCGGGAAGTCCGTGACCGCGCAGGCCGTGATGGGGATCCTCGATGCCCCGCCGGGGAAGATCACCGGCGGGGAGATCCTCTTCCGGGGCAAGGACCTGCTGAAGTTCAAAGAGGAAGAGCGGCGCAAGGTCCGCGGCGCCGAGATGGCGATGATCTTCCAGGACGCGCTGTCCTCGCTCAACCCCGTGCTCTCCGTGGGCGACCAGCTCGGCGAGATGTTCATCGTGCACCGGGGGATGTCCCGGAAGGACGCGCGCACCAAGGCGGTCGAGCTGATGGACCGGGTGCGGATCCCGGGTGCCGCGCAGCGCGTCCGGGACTATCCGCACCAGTTCTCCGGCGGTATGCGCCAGCGCATCATGATCGCCATGGCGCTCGCCCTGGAGCCCGCGCTCATCATCGCCGACGAACCCACCACCGCCCTCGACGTCACCGTCCAGGCCCAAGTCATGGACCTGCTGGCCGAGTTGCAGCGCGAGCTGCACATGGGGCTCATCCTCATCACCCACGACCTCGGAGTCGTCGCCGACGTCGCCGACAAGATCGCCGTGATGTACGCGGGCCGGATCGTCGAGTCGGCCCCGGTCCACGACATCTACAAGGCCCCGGCCCACCCGTACACGCGCGGCCTGTTGGACTCCATCCCGCGGCTGGACCAGAAGGGCCAGGAGCTCTACGCCATCAAGGGCCTGCCGCCGAACCTGATGCACATCCCGCCCGGTTGCGCCTTCAACCCCCGCTGTCCGATGGCCCAGGACGTGTGCCAGACCGACGAACCCGAGCTGTACGAGGTGGATCAACACCGGGGCAGCGCCTGCCACTTCTGGAGGGAGTGCCTCAATGGTTGAGTCAACGGTTGAGCCGATCCTGGAGGTTGAAGGGCTCGTCAAGCACTACCCCTTGACCCAGGGCATCCTCTTCAAGAAGCAGGTCGGTGCCGTCAAGGCCGTCGACGGGGTGGACTTCACGCTCAACAGGGGAGAGACCCTCGGCATCGTGGGCGAGTCCGGCTGCGGTAAATCAACCGTCGCCAAGATGCTGGTCAACCTGGAGCGGCCGACCGAAGGGTCGATCAAGTTCAAGGGCGAGGACATCAGCAAGATGTCCGGCAAGGAACTGAAGGCCGCGCGACGCAACATCCAGATGGTGTTCCAGGACCCGTACACCTCCCTCAACCCCCGTATGACGGTGGGCGACATCATCGGGGAGCCGTACGAGATCCACCCTGAAGTCGCGCCAAAGGGCGACCGGCGCAAGCGGGTTCAGGATCTGCTGGACGTGGTCGGGCTCAACCCCGAGTACATCAACCGGTATCCGCACCAGTTCTCCGGCGGCCAGCGCCAACGCATCGGTATCGCACGGGGGTTGGCGCTCCGCCCCGAGGTGATCGTCGCCGACGAACCCGTCTCCGCGCTCGACGTCTCCGTCCAGGCCCAGGTCATCAACCTCCTCGACCGCCTCCAGGACGAGTTCGACCTCTCCTACATCTTCATCGCGCACGACCTGTCGATCGTCCGGCACATCTCGGACCGGGTCGGGGTCATGTACCTCGGCCGGATCGTGGAGATCGGCAAGGACGAGGAGATCTACGACCACCCGACGCACCCGTACACCCAGGCGCTGCTGTCCGCCGTGCCCGTGCCCGACCCGGACGCGCGCGAGCACCGGGAGCGGATCATCCTCGCGGGTGACGTGCCGTCGCCGACGAACATCCCCTCCGGGTGCCGCTTCCGCACCCGCTGCTGGAAGGCGCAGGAGCGCTGCTCACTGGAGGTGCCGCTGCTCGCGGTACCGGCCGAGTTCCGGCTCGCGAGCGGGCCCGCCGCACACGACTCGGCCTGTCACTTCGCCGAGGAGAAGACGGTCGTACCCCAGGAAGAAAACCAGCAGGAAACCCTGGAAGCGCCCCCCGAAGCGACCCCGGACGATCTTGCGGATGGGGCGGAATAACACCACAAACAGGCATCAACCGCGTTAACACGCAGGCAACTCCGCCGACCCGGTCTCGATATACGGACGCGTCAACCTGAGTGACGTACGGCCGTGCGGGTGCCGTAAACGGACCGGGGCGCGCCATGTCGCCCCGGTCCGTTGCCGTACCTAGGCCAGGCCCAACGCCCGCTTCAGGAAGTCCACTTGGAGCAGCAGGAGGTTCTCCGCGACCTGCTCCTGCGGGGTCATGTGCGTGACGCCCGACAACGGCAGCACCTCGTGCGGGCGGCCGGCGGCCAGCAGCGCGGAGGACAGCCGCAGGGAGTGCGCGACCACCACGTTGTCGTCCGCGAGGCCGTGCACGACCATCAGCGGGCGCTGCGGGTCGGCGGGCGCCGACAGCCCGTCGTCCGTCACCAGACTGCTCTTCGCGTACGACTCCGGGTCCTTGGCCGGGTCGCCCAGGTACCGCTCCGTGTAGTGGGTGTCGTAGAGCCGCCAGTCGGTGACCGGGGCGCCCGCGATGCCCGCGTGGAAGACGTCCGGGCGGCGGAGTAGGGCCAGCCCTGCGAGCCAACCCCCGTACGACCAGCCGCGGATGGCCACCCGGGAGAGGTCCAGCGGATGCGACTTCGCGAGGTCCTGGAGGGCGTCGATCTGGTCGTCGAGGGAGAGTGTGAAGTCGCGGTGGATCGCCTTCTCCCAGGCCGGTGAGCGGCCGGGGGTGCCGCGCCCGTCGGCGACGAGGACCGCGAAACCCTGGTCGGCGAACCACTGCGAGGTGAGGTGGGCGTTGTGCGCGGCGACCACGCGCGGGCCGTGCGGACCGCCGTAGGGGTCCATCAAAACCGGAAGGGGACTGCTGCCGTCGTAGTCCTGTGGCATAAGCAGGGCGCACGGGACGCGCCGTGCGCCCCCCTCGGTGAACGTGATGCGCGGGGACAGACCGGGATCTTCGGCGTACGACGCGATCGGCACGGTCTTCTTGCCCACGCGCAGCACCTGGACCTGGGTGCCCGGTCGGTCCGGTACCGCCGAGATCAGCACGGTCACGCCCCCGGCGCGGACCGCCGAGTGCACGCCGGGCTCCTGCGAGAGGCGCTCCAGGCCGAGCTCGTTGACGCGGTAGACGTGCACCTCGCCGGTCTCCGGGGTCGGCGCGTCCTCGCCCGCCGACGCCGAGATCAACACGTGGTCGTCGGAGACGTCCAGCACCGCGCGGACGTGCAACTGCGGTCCTGTGAGCAGGCGTTCACCCACCGCGAGCACCCGGGCGCCACCCTCGTCGGCGATCCGCACGAGCCGTCCCGAAGGGCTCCAGCACGGCACGCCAGGGAAAAGATCAAGCCAAACTGGATCTTCGTCGGCATGCACCATCCGGGTCGCCCCCGAGTCGGGCTCCACGGCGAGGAACAGCTGGCTGCGCTGGTTCCGGGCCTGCACGAGCAGCAGCGGCGCACCCGCCGCTGACCAGTGCACTCGCGCCAGATACGGGTACCGGGCGCGGTCCCAGACGACCTCCGTGCGCGTCCCGTCGAGCCCGATCACGTACAGCCGCACGTCCGCGTTGGCCGTGCCGGCCGCCGGGTACGCGACCCGCTGCGGCTCGCGCTCGGGGTGGGCCGGGTCGGCGATCCACCAGCGCTGGACCGGCGTGTCGTCCGCGCGCGCGACCAGCAGCCGGTCCGACTCCGGCGACCACCAGAAGCCGCGCGTCCGGCTCATCTCCTCGGCCGCGATGAACTCAGCCAATCCATAGGTGACTTGGTCCGACTCCGGCTCGGCGAGCGCGCGGTCGCCGTCACCGTCGGCTCCCACGACGCGCAGGGCGCCGCCCGTGACGTAGGCGATGTGCTGTCCGTCGGGGGAGGGGCGGGGGTCGATCACCGGTCCCGGGACCGGGAGTTCGCGTGCCGTACCGTCCCGCAGCCCGGCCGTGAAAAGCCGCCCTGACAAGGCGAAAGACGCCAACTCGGCCTCGCTGTCGGTGGCGTAGCCGATGATCCCCGCGCCGCCCTCGCGGGTGCGTTCGCGGCGGGCCCGCTCCTCGGGGGAGAGGTGTTCCGAGGCGCCGCCCAGGAGGGCGCGCGGGTCGGCCGCCACGCGCTCCTCGCCGGCCGCCGGATCGAGGACCCAGAGCGCGTTCGCCCGGTCCGTGCCGGACGGGGAGCGCAGGAACACGACCCGGGAACCGTCAGGTGACACGGTGAACGCGCGCGGCGCGCCGAGCGTGAACCGCTGGGTACGGGCGTGCCGTCGGGGGAAGGAGTCAGCCTCGGTCGTCATGCCCCGACCATATTGGCCATGCGCCCCCTTGTGCGGCTGTGCGCCGAGCGATGCGCGAGCGCGGATAGTTATGATCACTAGCGCTGCGTGGGTATGAACCTGCTGGCTCCTGTATGGATTTGCTCTACCGATTTGCGCTAGGGATCCACCCCATGGATCCATTGCCCCCATAGTCCGACCCCCCTAGTCCCTGGGATCATTGGAGGTGAGCCGCCGTGGCACTCTCGATTTCGGCGGTGGTGCTGCTGGCGATCGTCGTCTTCCTTCTGGTCAAGAAATCAGGGCTGAAGGGCGGGCACGCGGTCGTCTGTGTCCTCCTGGGGTTCTATCTGGCCTCCTCGACCATCGCGCCCACGATCAGCGATCTCACGACGAACATCGCGAGCATGATCGGCAGCATCAAGTTCTGACGGCTCGCCTTTAGGGTGGGTCCATGACGGAACTGCCCGGCCGTCGTCTGCTGCTGGTGCACGCGCACCCGGACGACGAGTCGATCAACAACGGCGCGACGATGGCCAAGTACGCGGCCGAGGGTGCCCACGTGACGCTGATCACGTGCACCCTCGGAGAGCGCGGCGAGGTCATCCCGCCCGCGCTGCGGCATCTGTCGGGCGCCGGACTGGCCGAGGAGCGGGAGCGCGAGCTCACCGCCGCCATGAAGGCGCTCGGGGTCACGGACCACGGCTTCCTGGGCGGCTCCGGCAGATACCGCGACTCCGGGATGATGGGTACCTCGGACAACGACGACCCCGGCTGTTTCTGGCGGGCCGACGTCGACGAGGCCGCCGGACATCTCGTCGAGGTGATCCGTGAAGTGCGTCCGCAGGTCCTCGTCACCTACGACCCCGACGGCGGCTACGGCCACCCCGATCACATCCAGGCCCACCGTGTCGCCATGCGCGCGGCCGAACTCGCCGCCGACGCCGGGCAGTCGATCGCCAAGGTCTACTGGAACCGCGTCCCGAGGACCGTCGTGGAAGAAGGTTTCGCGCGGCTGCGGGACGCGCTGCCGGAGCTGCCCTTCGCCGAGACGGCCGCCGTGGACGACGTGCCGGGTGTCGTCGACGACGGGCGGATCACCAGCGTGATCGACGGCACCGCGTACGCCGCCGCCAAGGCCGCCGCGTTGCGCGCGCACGCCACGCAGGTCGAAGTGGCCCCGGACGCACCGTACTTCGCGCTGTCGAACGACCTCGCGCAGCCGGTGTTCACCACCGAGTACTACGAGTTGGTCCACGGGGTACCCGGTGGGGCGCCCGAGACCGACCTCTTCGAAGGGCTGGGCCTGTGATGAGCTCCACCAACGGCGGCAGTCTGCTCGCGCAGCCGCTGCAACGGCCGTCCGGGGTGCGGGTGTTGGCCTACCTCGGGCTCTTCGTACTCGGCGCTGTCGTCGGGGCGGCGGGGGCGCTGGTGCAGGCCGCGTGGTTCCCCGGGGGGCTGCTGCTCGCGCTCGTGGGCGCGGGCGGACTCTTTCTCGGCGGGGCGAGAGCGACCGAAGGACGGGGCGGGGCCGTGGCGCCCGCCGCCGGCTGGATGGTCGCCGTCATCCTGCTCACCGCCAGCCGCCCGGAAGGTGACTTCCTGTTCGGCGCGGGTGTCGGTTCCTATCTGTTCCTGCTCGGCGGGATGGCCGTAGCTGTGATCTGTGCCACGTTGGGTTTGGGGCGGCAACCAAGCAGCCCTGACGTCCGACTTGGCAAGTGACGTACCACTTCGCGGTGACGCGCGCGTGCGAGTCCGGTGTGGGTTTCCCCAGCGGCCGTGGGATACCGCCAAGAAGTGGCCAGTATGGTGGTGCGCGCCGCCGAGTCGCCCGTGGGTGTCGGGCGGCGGAGCCAACCGGGAGAACCTGCCTTGAGTCGTGAAACTGACACTCCGTCCTCCGGGCCCGACGGGCGCGGCGGAGCCGCTTACCCCTCGGGGACCCCGCCGTACGGGACGCCCGCGGCTTCCGACGACCGTACGGATGCGGGGCGTTCGGCCGCGCAGCCGGAGGAACGCAAGACCGAGACGACGCTGACGACCCGGATCCGGATCAACATCCCCGGTTCGCGGCCCATTCCGCCTGTCGTCGTGCGCACGCCCGTCGCGGACGCCGGGTCCGGCGACGGATCCACGACCGCCGAGGTGCAGCTGCCGAGTTCCGCGCTGCCCACGGCCGGGGTCGCCGAGCCGTCCGCCGAACTCGCGCTGCCCGGCGCCGAGGAGAAGACCAGCGACTGGTTCGCACCCCGCAAGTCCGGCCCCGCGAAGGGCGGTCAGGGCGGTGGCGGCACCAACGGCGCCGGAATTCCGGGTGGTTCGGCCGCGGGCACTCCGAGTGCGCCCGCTGCCGGTGCCCCCGGTGCGGGCCGGCCGGGTGCCGGTCGTCCCGGTGGTGTGGTCGGCGGCATGAGCGTGACGGGCGCCGTCCGGCAGGCCGCAGCGAACGGCGGCACGAACGGCGCCGGAATCGGCGGCGCCACCGGAGCCGGACCCGTCGCCCCCGGACACGGTGGCGGCACGGGTTCCTTCGACGTGACGGAAGCCCTGGCGGCCGGAAACGGACCGCGCCCGAACGGCGGCGGACCCAACGGCGGCCCCAACGGCGGCCCCGCCGAACCGCGCCGCGACGACCTGCCGTACTTCTCGGACAACGGCCAGGGCGGACAAGGTGGTTACCCCGGGCCCAACGGCCAGGGCGGACAAGGTGGTTACCCCGAGCCCAACGGCCAGGGTGGACAGGGCGGACAGGGCGGTTTCCCCGGGGGCAGTGGTCCCGGCGGGCGGGCCGAGCAGTTCCCCGGCCCGAACGGCCAGGGCATGGGTCCCGGCGGCCCGGGCGCTCCCGGTGGTCCGGGCGGACCCAACGGTTTCAACGGCCCGAACGGACGCGGCGGCCAGGGCGGTCCCGAGGGCCCCGCGGGCCCGACCGGCGGTCCGGTCACCGGCAACGGCCTGATGCTCCCGCCCGGCCCCATGGGCGGAGCACCGGGCGCGCCCAGCACGCTGAGCGGTTACGCGGACGGGCCTGGAGCGGGCGGCACGAACGGCGCCGGTGGCCCCGGCGGTCCCGGCGCTCCGGGTGCGGGTTCCGGCCGGCACGGCGGCGGTCGCGGCAGGGGCCCTGGCGGTCCTGGCACGGGTCCTGGTGGTCCCGGCGGTCCCGGCACGGTCTCCGGCGGTCCGGGTACGGTCCCCGGCGGTCCCGGCACGGGCCCCGGCGGCCCGGGCACGGTCCCCGGCGGCGCGAGCATCCCCGGCATGATCCCCGGCGGTGGTCTCAGCGACGACACCGCGATCCTCACCCCGCAGAAGCCGGCCCCCGAACCCGGTGGCCCCGGCTACGGCGCCCCCGCCGACCAGGTCTCCGGACACACCGTCACCAGCGGCATGCCGGTGATCCCCGGCAACGGCACCTCGCCGTTCGGCCCGGGCACCCACCCCGACGGACCGCTGCCGCACACGCCTCCGAAGCTGCCCGAGCCCGGTGCGGCGCAGAGCGCGCCCGCCGCGGCCAAGAGCACC
The nucleotide sequence above comes from Streptomyces sp. N50. Encoded proteins:
- a CDS encoding ABC transporter permease produces the protein MGRYVIRRLLQMIPVFIGATLLIFLMVNVMGDPIAGLCGDRQCDPATAAQLKREFGLDKPVWQQYLTYMGNVFTGDFGTAFNGQKVTELMSTAFPVTIRLTLVAIVIEVVVGIALGVVTGLKRGRPIDTGVLLLTLVVISIPTFVTGLLLQLLLGVEWGWIKPSVSPDATFSELIVPGLVLASVSLAYVTRLTRTSIAENRRSDYVRTAVAKGLPRRRVIVRHLLRNSLIPVVTFIGTDIGALMGGAIVTERIFNIHGVGFQLYQGIVRQNTQTVVGFVTVLVLVFLVANLLVDLLYAVLDPRIRYA
- a CDS encoding ABC transporter ATP-binding protein yields the protein MLLEVRDLHVEFRTRDGVAKAVNGVNYSVDEGETLAVLGESGSGKSVTAQAVMGILDAPPGKITGGEILFRGKDLLKFKEEERRKVRGAEMAMIFQDALSSLNPVLSVGDQLGEMFIVHRGMSRKDARTKAVELMDRVRIPGAAQRVRDYPHQFSGGMRQRIMIAMALALEPALIIADEPTTALDVTVQAQVMDLLAELQRELHMGLILITHDLGVVADVADKIAVMYAGRIVESAPVHDIYKAPAHPYTRGLLDSIPRLDQKGQELYAIKGLPPNLMHIPPGCAFNPRCPMAQDVCQTDEPELYEVDQHRGSACHFWRECLNG
- a CDS encoding ABC transporter permease, with protein sequence MPEQPFEPERAIAGTGMGGPMDLATSEAETLEKTPGGPEGTGPAGKPRSLWSDAWRDLRRNPVFIISALVILFLVVISLWPSLIASGNPLKCDLAKAQEGSQPGHPFGYDGQGCDVYTRTVYGTRTSVTVGVLATLGVAIFGSVLGGLAGFFGGIWDSILSRLTDIFFAIPVVLGGLVLLSVVTSNTVWPVIGFMVLLGWPQISRIARGSVITAKQNDYVQAARALGASNSRLLLRHITPNAVAPVIVVATIALGTYISLEATLSYLGVGLKPPTVSWGIDISAASQYIRNAPHMLLWPAGALAITVLAFIMLGDAVRDALDPKLR
- a CDS encoding dipeptide ABC transporter ATP-binding protein, coding for MVESTVEPILEVEGLVKHYPLTQGILFKKQVGAVKAVDGVDFTLNRGETLGIVGESGCGKSTVAKMLVNLERPTEGSIKFKGEDISKMSGKELKAARRNIQMVFQDPYTSLNPRMTVGDIIGEPYEIHPEVAPKGDRRKRVQDLLDVVGLNPEYINRYPHQFSGGQRQRIGIARGLALRPEVIVADEPVSALDVSVQAQVINLLDRLQDEFDLSYIFIAHDLSIVRHISDRVGVMYLGRIVEIGKDEEIYDHPTHPYTQALLSAVPVPDPDAREHRERIILAGDVPSPTNIPSGCRFRTRCWKAQERCSLEVPLLAVPAEFRLASGPAAHDSACHFAEEKTVVPQEENQQETLEAPPEATPDDLADGAE
- a CDS encoding ABC transporter substrate-binding protein, whose amino-acid sequence is MRGATHAKWAACAAAVALAATACGGGGSSGGGGGDGSAVLSASWGDPQNPLEPANTNEVQGGKVLDMVFRGLKRYDPKTGKAQDMLADKIETTDSQNFTVTVKSGWKFSNGEAVTAKSFVDAWNYGASLKNNQKNAYFFGYIEGYDKVHPDSGSQSAGTLTGLKVTGTDTFTIKLTQKFSTFPDTLGYAAYSPLPSTFFSDHAAWLKKPVGNGPYTISSYTKGSQMQLKKWDGYTGTDKAQNGGVTLKVYTDNNTAYTDLMAGNLDLVDDIPASQLKNVKSDLGGRYINTPAGIIQTLAFPYYDKNWNKSGSDKVRQGLSMAINRDQITNTIFQKTRTPATDWTSPVLGTAGGFQDGLCGDSCKYDPTEAKKLVQEGGGIPGGQVKITYNADTGSHKEWVDAVCNSINNALGNDKACVGNPVGTFADFRNQIGQHKMTGPFRAGWQMDYPLIQNFLQPLYYTNASSNDGLWSNKDFDKLVNQANAETDTSKAIKLFQQAEGVVRDNMAAIPLWYQNGSAGYSDRLSNVALNPFSVPVYSEIKVS
- a CDS encoding ABC transporter permease codes for the protein MTPPTPSTAATLEATDESVEKSITSPDSKANESRSPGQLAWRRFKRDRTGVISAIIVIFFFVIALAAPLIAKLYGKNPYTTYGLSIPGLLGDNSNPVKPNGGISSDFWFGIEPGLGRDVFTFLLYGIRNSLLIATAITILVVIIGVAVGVTAGYLGGKTDWFIGRVIDILLAFPSQLFFVAFTPVVLALFVSADDNTPTWLTVSCLIGLLTLFGWASIARLLRGQVLALREREFVEAAKVTGASPARIIFKELLPNLWTPILIQATLNLPLMVTTEAGLAFLGVGIQDPTPDWGVMLGRAAAVYQDDITYLLFPGITMVIFVLAFNLLGDSVRDALDPKTKR